Proteins from a single region of Mucilaginibacter daejeonensis:
- a CDS encoding HAL/PAL/TAL family ammonia-lyase, translated as MIFVGQGALSLQDFSDLIFKQKQIDIDAAALQKVTANYEFLKQFSSNKLIYGINTGFGPMAQYKVSEDNLLQLQYNLIRSHSSGSGKMIPSQLSRALTIARLNSFMQAHSGVHPEVIELLKQMINQNISPCIYEHGGVGASGDLVQLAHLGLTLIGEGEVWFEDQVRSTAEVFEQCGIKPLTIHIREGLATLNGTSAMTGIGMVNVIQARKLLNWSVLFSAMVNEVVGAFDDHFSKELNIVKHHKGQNQIAATMRDILKGSGMIRNRSEHLYNPENLDVEVFEDKVQEYYSLRCVTQVLGPVYDTILQAGEVVVNELNSANDNPVIDHENHNIFHGGNFHGDYVSLEMDKLKIAITKLSMLAERQLNYLLNSRLNQKLPPFVNMGILGFNFGMQGVQFTATSTVAENQTLSFPMYVHSIPNNNDNQDIVSMGCNAALMTKKVIDNSFEVLAIHLMTILQAIDLLECQDRLAPVSKAFYDQARAIFPKFVEDEPRYKDIARLSQMLASTEHINAFAE; from the coding sequence ATGATATTTGTTGGACAAGGTGCGCTTTCTTTACAAGATTTCTCTGACCTCATATTCAAACAAAAGCAGATAGACATTGATGCTGCCGCCCTGCAAAAGGTGACCGCTAACTATGAGTTCTTAAAGCAGTTCTCTTCTAACAAACTCATCTACGGTATCAATACCGGCTTTGGGCCAATGGCTCAGTACAAGGTAAGTGAGGATAACCTGCTACAGCTACAATATAACCTGATCCGTAGCCATTCATCAGGTAGCGGTAAAATGATACCGTCCCAACTGTCAAGAGCACTTACCATCGCTCGTTTGAACAGCTTTATGCAGGCCCATTCGGGTGTTCACCCTGAGGTGATCGAATTGCTGAAGCAAATGATCAACCAAAATATCAGCCCTTGTATATATGAGCACGGTGGCGTAGGCGCCAGCGGCGACCTGGTACAATTGGCGCACTTAGGCCTTACGCTGATCGGTGAGGGCGAAGTTTGGTTCGAGGACCAAGTACGCTCTACCGCAGAGGTATTTGAGCAATGCGGTATCAAACCACTGACCATACATATCCGTGAGGGGCTGGCCACGCTGAACGGCACCTCGGCCATGACCGGTATCGGTATGGTGAATGTGATCCAGGCCCGCAAATTACTCAACTGGTCGGTACTATTCTCGGCCATGGTGAACGAGGTGGTAGGAGCCTTTGATGATCACTTTTCTAAAGAGCTCAACATCGTTAAACATCATAAAGGCCAGAACCAGATCGCGGCCACCATGCGCGATATTCTGAAAGGTAGTGGCATGATCCGTAACCGGTCCGAGCATTTGTACAATCCCGAAAACCTGGATGTAGAGGTATTTGAGGACAAGGTTCAGGAGTATTACTCTTTACGTTGTGTAACGCAGGTACTAGGCCCTGTATACGACACCATATTACAAGCCGGCGAGGTAGTGGTGAACGAACTGAACTCGGCCAATGATAACCCGGTTATCGACCACGAGAACCACAATATATTCCACGGCGGCAATTTCCACGGCGACTATGTATCGCTGGAAATGGATAAGCTAAAGATCGCCATCACTAAGCTTTCTATGCTGGCCGAACGCCAGTTGAATTACCTGCTTAACAGCAGGCTTAATCAAAAGCTGCCACCATTCGTCAATATGGGTATCTTGGGCTTCAACTTCGGTATGCAAGGCGTGCAGTTCACCGCTACCTCAACAGTGGCCGAGAATCAGACACTGTCCTTCCCGATGTACGTGCACAGCATCCCGAACAATAACGATAACCAGGACATCGTGAGCATGGGCTGCAATGCCGCGCTCATGACCAAAAAGGTGATCGATAACTCATTCGAGGTACTGGCCATTCACTTAATGACCATCTTACAGGCGATCGACCTGTTGGAGTGCCAGGACCGTTTAGCGCCAGTTTCCAAAGCATTTTACGATCAAGCCCGCGCCATCTTCCCTAAATTTGTGGAAGACGAGCCAAGGTATAAGGACATCGCCCGCCTGAGCCAAATGCTGGCTTCTACGGAGCACATAAACGCCTTTGCCGAATGA